A stretch of the Alnus glutinosa chromosome 6, dhAlnGlut1.1, whole genome shotgun sequence genome encodes the following:
- the LOC133871153 gene encoding probable strigolactone esterase DAD2: protein MGSTLLEALNVRVEGSGQKVLVLAHGFGTDQSVWQRILSSFTPYYRVILYDLVCAGSVNPDYFDFRRYTTLDAYVDDLLNILDVLGVDRCAYVGHSVSAMIGILASIRRPELFTKLVLVGASPRFLNDRDYHGGFERGEVEEVLSKMEANYEAWVNGYAPLSVGADVPDAVREFSRTLFNMRPDISLFVSRTIFNSDLRGVLGLVKVPSCIIQTARDVSVPASVATYLKDHLGGRNTVEELHTDGHLPHLSAPTLFAAKLRRALSR, encoded by the exons ATGGGCAGCACCCTTTTAGAAGCTCTCAACGTCCGCGTGGAAGGCTCGGGGCAGAAGGTCCTCGTCCTCGCCCACGGCTTCGGCACCGACCAGTCGGTCTGGCAGCGCATTCTCTCCTCCTTCACGCCCTACTACCGCGTCATTCTCTACGACCTGGTGTGCGCCGGCAGTGTCAACCCCGATTACTTCGATTTTCGCCGCTACACCACTCTCGACGCCTATGTCGATGACTTGCTTAACATCCTCGACGTCCTCGGAGTCGATCGCTGCGCCTACGTCGGCCACTCCGTCTCCGCCATGATTGGGATTTTAGCTTCCATTCGCCGCCCTGAGCTCTTCACCAAGCTTGTTCTTGTCGGCGCTTCTCCAAG ATTCTTAAACGACAGAGATTACCACGGCGGATTTGAGCGAGGCGAAGTTGAGGAAGTGTTGTCTAAAATGGAGGCCAATTACGAGGCGTGGGTCAACGGGTACGCACCATTATCCGTCGGCGCCGATGTCCCGGACGCGGTTCGGGAATTCAGCCGTACCTTATTCAATATGAGGCCAGACATATCCCTATTCGTCTCGCGCACCATTTTCAACAGCGATCTGAGGGGCGTGCTGGGCCTAGTCAAGGTACCCTCTTGCATAATTCAGACCGCCAGGGATGTGTCGGTGCCGGCGTCGGTGGCCACGTATCTGAAGGACCATTTGGGCGGGCGCAACACCGTGGAGGAGCTCCACACCGACGGTCACCTGCCCCATTTGAGCGCACCCACGCTTTTCGCCGCCAAGCTCCGACGAGCCCTCTCTCGTTAG
- the LOC133870138 gene encoding mitochondrial outer membrane protein porin 2-like, whose amino-acid sequence MATKGPALFSEIGKKAKDLLNKDYGCDQKFTITTESDTGVVLSSTVAKKGGLSAGDVAALYKHKNAVVDVKVDTESNVWTTFTVTDILPSTKTVASLKLPDYKSGKLEVQYLHEHATFSTAVGLNQSPAFDFSATIGTPSIAFGAEASYFTASRNFAKYNAGVSLTKPDSSASVILADKGDSLRASYLHHLSRLNGGAVVGEVSRRFSTNENTLTVGCSYVVDPHTVVKANLNNHGNLAALLQHKLIPNSLLTISGAFDTKALEKNPKFGLSLSLKP is encoded by the exons ATGGCGACCAAAGGACCTGCACTCTTCTCCGAAATTGGCAAGAAGGCCAAAg ACTTGCTCAACAAGGATTATGGTTGCGACCAGAAGTTCACCATCACCACTGAATCTGACACGGGAGTG GTCCTTAGTTCAACGGTGGCCAAGAAGGGAGGTCTCTCTGCTGGTGATGTGGCAGCACTATACAAACACAAGAATGCTGTAGTTGATGTCAAAGTTGATACAGAGTCAAAT GTCTGGACAACCTTCACTGTCACAGATATCTTGCCATCCACAAAAACTGTTGCTTCATTAAAACTACCTGATTACAAATCTGGCAAG TTGGAGGTTCAGTATCTCCATGAACATGCAACTTTCAGTACAGCTGTTGGTCTGAACCAATCCCCTGCTTTTGACTTTTCGGCAACCATTGGTACCCCCAGCATTGCCTTTGGAGCAGAAGCTAGTTACTTCACAGCTTCTCGCAACTTTGCTAAGTATAATGCTGGTGTGAGTTTGACAAAGCCAGATTCCAGTGCTTCAGTGATTTT GGCTGACAAAGGAGACTCACTAAGGGCTTCGTACTTGCACCATCTAAGTCGGCTAAACGGAGGGGCTGTCGTGGGAGAGGTGAGTAGAAGGTTCTCCACAAATGAAAACACTTTAACAGTTGGATGTTCGTATGTGGTTGATCCTCACACAGTTGTGAAGGCAAACCTCAACAACCACGGGAATCTTGCGGCTCTTTTACAGCATAAGCTTATACCCAATTCCTTACTGACAATTTCTGGAGCCTTTGACACCAAGGCCTTAGAGAAGAATCCCAAGTTTGGGTTGTCACTCTCTCTGAAGCCTTGA
- the LOC133870679 gene encoding U-box domain-containing protein 4, protein METGSGANYTYMGRNFSDLSINGDSSAFSDCNSDRSGEFQTASSESRRLFMACTADNSDELIRQLVSDLESCSIEEQKQAAMEIRLLAKNKPENRLKIAKAGAVKPLISLVSSADPQLQENGVTAILNLSLCDENKEHIAASGAIRPLVRALKTGTWTAKENAACALLRLSQLEENKIAIGRSGAIPLLVNLLETGSFRGKKDASTALYLLCSVKENKNRAVQAGIMKTLVELMADFGSNMVDKSAYVLSLLVSLPDARTALVDEGGIPVVVEIIEVGSQRQKEIAVAILLQICEDSVVYRSMVAREGAIPPLVALSQSGTNRAKQKAETLIELLRQPRSGNVAARASEVSV, encoded by the exons ATGGAGACGGGAAGTGGGGCAAATTACACATACATGGGGCGGAACTTCAGTGATCTGAGTATCAACGGCGACTCCTCAGCTTTTAGCGACTGTAACAGCGACAGATCCGGTGAATTTCAGACGGCTTCTTCGGAGAGCCGGAGACTCTTCATGGCCTGCACGGCGGATAACTCGGACGAGCTGATCCGTCAACTCGTCTCGGACCTAGAGTCCTGTTCGATTGAGGAGCAAAAGCAAGCGGCCATGGAGATCAGACTCCTAGCCAAGAACAAGCCGGAAAATAGGCTCAAAATTGCCAAAGCCGGTGCGGTGAAGCCGTTGATTTCGTTGGTCTCTTCCGCTGATCCGCAGCTCCAAGAAAACGGCGTCACGGCGATTTTGAATCTCTCGCTGTGCGACGAGAACAAGGAGCACATAGCTGCGTCGGGAGCGATTAGGCCTCTGGTTCGAGCCCTCAAGACGGGGACTTGGACGGCCAAAGAGAACGCGGCGTGTGCTCTGCTCCGGCTCTCGCAATTAGAGGAGAACAAGATCGCAATCGGACGGTCGGGAGCGATTCCGCTGCTGGTGAACCTTCTGGAGACCGGAAGTTTCCGAGGGAAAAAGGACGCGTCAACGGCTCTGTACTTGCTGTGTTCGGTGAAGGAGAACAAGAACAGGGCCGTCCAGGCGGGGATTATGAAGACGCTGGTGGAATTGATGGCGGACTTCGGATCAAACATGGTGGATAAGTCAGCGTACGTGCTGAGCCTGCTGGTATCGTTGCCGGACGCGAGGACAGCGCTGGTGGACGAAGGGGGTATCCCGGTGGTGGTGGAGATAATCGAGGTGGGGTCGCAGAGGCAGAAGGAGATCGCGGTGGCCATCTTGCTTCAGATATGCGAGGATAGCGTGGTCTACCGCTCTATGGTGGCCCGCGAAGGAGCGATTCCTCCCTTGGTGGCTTTGTCCCAGTCCGGCACCAATCGCGCCAAGCAAAAG GCGGAGACACTCATAGAGCTTCTACGGCAACCAAGATCCGGCAACGTCGCTGCCAGAGCGTCAGAGGTGTCAGTATAA